CTGGATGACGGAGCTGAGCTGCGCGAGCGACCCGTTCACCAACGCGACCTGGTCGGCGCCGAGCTTCACCGGCGTGCCCTGGAACGCCCCGACGCTGCACGAGCCGGTCTCCTGGCCGAAGAGCAGCGGGTAATCCGTGACGGCGATCAGCGCATTCGGCGCGGCCATCCGGATCGCACCGAGCAGCGCTCCGAGCTCGCCGGGCAGCTGCCCTGCCGCGGCCTGCGCCCCGGCCATCGCCTGCTGGCAGGCGAGCGCTCCGCCGTCCTGGCTGCACGCGAGGAGGACCTGCTGCCAGCCGAGGTTGTTGATCCCGGCGGTCAGCGTCACCAGCGTCGTCGCGGGACCGATCCCGCCGGTCGTCGCGAGCTGCGCCACCTGGCCCAGCACGTCGGCCGTCGTCGCACCCGAGCAGGCGGCCGAGACGAACGGTGTCCCCAGTGCGCCGGCGAGGACGGCCGGATAGGACTTCTCCGAGCGGAGGCAGTCCGGGTCGGCATAGGGAAGGTTGCCGGTGCCGGCCGCCTCCGAATCACCCAACTCAACGTACGGCGCGCCGGGCACCCCGTCGGCGAACGCGGCCGGAGCGCCCCCGACGAGGGCGGCGGTACAGAGCCCCACCGCCGCGAGCGCGGCGACGATGCGTCGTTTCATGGTTCCCCCTCGAGGCTCGGACCGACGGGCCGTCCTCGCGGACGTCGGGCAGGTGCTACGGACGGTAGGCGCGCGCACCGCACCCCGCACCAGAGCCCTTGTGCCCAGCGCAATCCCGGGCGAGGGATCAGAAGTTGACCTCTGCCCCCATCAGCACGGTCCGATCGATCGGCAGGTGGAAGTAGTCCGACGGGCGTGCGGCGTTCTGCGCGAGACCCTGCACGATCCGCTTCCGCCAGCGGACCATGCCGGGGCGGTTGCTGATCCGCAGGTTGATGCGCGAGATGAAGTACGTCGCGGTCGCCAGGTTGAGCGCGACACCGTGCCGCTCGACCGCCACCGCGAGCCCCGCCGGCACGTCCTGGGCGTCGGAGAACCCGTAGTCCAGCTGCACGTGGGTGATCCGGTCGTACTCGCTAGCGAGGTGGTCGATCGTCACCCGGTCGCTGTCCTCGACGTGCGGCACGTTCAGCGAGCGGGTCGTGACGATGACGTCGTTCTCGTGCAGCACCTGGTTGAACTGGACGTTCTCGCGCAGGGCCAGCGGCACCGTCTCCTTCGAGGGGTGCAGGAAGACGGCCGAGCCCGGCACGCGGGTGACGTTGACGACGTCGTCGCTGCCGAGGTACTCGACGAGTGGCCCTTCCAGCTTCCGGCGGCGTGCCGTCACGAGGACGACGCCGCGCCGCCACGTGAGCATCACCGTGGTCAGCACGAGCGCGACCAGGATCGGCAGCCAGCCGCCGTGCAGCACCTTGGTCACGTTCGCGGAGAAGAACGCGAGCTCGATCAGCCCGAACACGCCACCGGCCAGCACGACCTGCCAGCGCTTCCACCCGAGGGCGCTGGCGGCGTACACGCAGAACAACGCCGTCGTCAGCAGGAACGTCGCGGTGACCGCGACCCCGTAGGCCGTCGCCAGCCGGCTGGACTCCCGGAAGGTCAGCATGAGCGCCAGGACGCCGCCGAAGACGAGCCAGTTCACGGCGGGGACGTAGATCTGGCCGCCGGTGTGCGCGGACGTCTGGCGCACCGTCAACCGCGGCAGGTAGCCCAGCCGCTCGGCCTGCCGCGACACCGAGTACACGCCCGAGATCACCGCCTGGCTGGCGATGACGGTGGCCGCGGTGGACAGGACGACCAGCGGGATGCGGCCCCACGCCGGTGCCATCTGGAAGAACGGATTGCCGACCGTCTCCGGGTGGTTGAGGATCATGGCGCCCTGGCCGAGGTAGTTCAGCGTCAGCGCCGGGAACACCACGCCGAACCATGCCGTGGTGATCGCCGGCCGCCCGAAGTGCCCCATGTCGGCGTACAGGGCCTCGGTGCCGGTGATCACCAGCACGATGGCGCCGCTGGCGACGAACGAGATCAGCGGGTGGTCGAGGATGAACAGCACCGCGTGGTGCGGCGACAGCGCGCCCAGGATCGACGGGTGCGCGGCGATCTGGCCGATGCCCAGGGCCGCGAGCGTGACGAACCAGACCACCATGATCGGCCCGAAGGACCTGCCGACCTTCTCGGTGCCCAGATGCTGCACGGCGAACAGCGCCACGATGATCACGACGCCGATCGCCAGCACGACGTGCGACAGCGACGGCAGCGCGACCTCGATGCCCTCCACCGCCGACAGCACGGAGATCGAGGGCGTGAGCAGGCTGTCGCCGTAGAACAGCGCGGCGCCGATCACCCCGAGGATCATGACGAGCCCGTACCGGCGGCTTCCCGGGCGTAGCCCCTGGCGGGTGAGGTGCGCCAGCGCCAGGATGCCGCCCTCCCCGTCGTTGTCGGCCCGCGTGATGAACCCGAGATACTTCACGCAGACCACCATGACGATCGACCAGAACATCAGCGAGATCGAGCCGTACACGTCCGCGCGATTGAGCTGCACGAGCCCGTGATCGATCGAGAAGACGACCTGGATCGCGTAGAGCGGGCTGGTGCCGATGTCGCCGTACACGACCCCCAGAGCGGTGAGCGCCAGCAGTGCGGGACCGGGTCGGCGTGCCGAAGTCATGACGGCAATTGCAGCACGCGACGAGCGCTCGGCGCAGCACAGAGCACACCGAACGGCGCGTGGCGCCGATCACGGCCGCGGAATGCACTAGCCTGCGGAGGCCATCGACGGCCTCAGCGGGCGGATGGCTTCGAGCGAGCGGAGAGGGCGGGCGAGGCAGTGATCGTCGAGTCGTACGGGCCGGCGATGTCGCGCCGGCTGCTGTGGTTGCTGGTGCACCTCCTCGCCGGCCTGGGGTGGGCCTTCCTCGTCGTGATGGTGCTGGGCTCCGCGCTGTACGGCGAGGGCGGCGACTGGGACCCCTACCTGCTGACGCCGGTCTTCGCCGGCATCGTGCTGGCCGCCGTGGTCCTCGGCCAGGTCTGGCTGGGGTCCAAGCGCGTCGAGCTCGGGCCGGGCGGCCTGCGGATCCGGGACGTCACGGTGCCCGGACCCGCCCTGCCTGGCTGCCGGCTCGAGGGCGGCCCGCGGCGGGTGCTGCTCGTCAGCGAGGGACGGCCCACGGTTGTTGTCGCCGGCCCGGCGTACTTCAGCGTCGCGCAGCGCGCCGCCCTGGCCGAGGGCCTTCGCCGCCGAGGCTGCCGGGTGCCGATGGCGCCGTGGATGCCGGACCGGCGCGCGCTCGTGCCGGGCGCCCCGGTGGTGGTGCGGGCCTCGTGGGCGGTCGCCGTCCCGTGGGGGATCGCGTTCGCCGCCCTGGCGTTCATGTCCCTCGTCGTACGCCGGACCCGCTCCGGCGAACCGATCAGCCTCACCGAGGGACTCTGGACCACGGGGGTCGCTGCGGCGCTCCTCGCGATCGTCCTGCCGCTGACGATCCTGCGCAGCCAGGTGCGGCTGGAGGGGGACACCCTCACGCGCCAGGGACCGCTGCGCCGCTGGGAGGTGCCGGTCGCGCAGATCGCCGAGGCGGGCATGCTGCTGCCGCCGCGGCGGCGACGCTCGAACGGCGAGGGCCGCGCCCTCGTGGTCCGGTACGCCGCGGGGAACGAGCTCACGGTCCGCTCCCGCCTGTTCAGCGAGACCGCCCTCGACGGCCTCGCCGCCCAGCTGCGCACCCGCGGACCGGCGATCCGACCGATCACCCAGACCTGGCGGCCGTCCGGCAGAGCCGCCGTGCTGCCGCGACCCCGGTGGTACGAGCGGCGCTGGCTGGGCCACACGGTGCTGTGGATCGGCGTGGCCGTCCTGCTCGTCGTGGTGCTCGCCGGGATGCCCGAGTAGCGCGCGCCGTCGGCCGGCCGCACAGGACGTTGGCCACAGTCCCGTCGGCAGCGCGGCGAGCGCGACTATCCTTGTAGGGTTGCCCGTCGCCTCCGCCGTGGCGACCGCCAATCCCCGAGGAGCCAGATGAGCAGCAAGATGTCCGTGCGCGACGACCTCCGCAACGTCGCGATCGTGGCCCACGTCGACCACGGCAAGACGACGCTGGTCGACGCGATGCTGCAGCAGGCCGGTGCCCTCGGCGAACGGCACGAGGGACAGGCCGAGAGCGCGACCCGCGTCATGGACTCGATGGACCTCGAGCGCGAGAAGGGCATCACCATTCTCGCCAAGAACACCGCCGTCCACATCGTCCGCGACGGCAAGCCGTTCACCATCAACATCGTCG
The Cumulibacter manganitolerans genome window above contains:
- a CDS encoding SGNH/GDSL hydrolase family protein, translated to MKRRIVAALAAVGLCTAALVGGAPAAFADGVPGAPYVELGDSEAAGTGNLPYADPDCLRSEKSYPAVLAGALGTPFVSAACSGATTADVLGQVAQLATTGGIGPATTLVTLTAGINNLGWQQVLLACSQDGGALACQQAMAGAQAAAGQLPGELGALLGAIRMAAPNALIAVTDYPLLFGQETGSCSVGAFQGTPVKLGADQVALVNGSLAQLSSVIQSTVAAYSQTTGDPGVRLVSVIPGLTGHGLCDTGDRWISGLVSGTKTFARSLHPNTAGQQAYAQIIRGGLPM
- a CDS encoding potassium transporter Kup; the encoded protein is MTSARRPGPALLALTALGVVYGDIGTSPLYAIQVVFSIDHGLVQLNRADVYGSISLMFWSIVMVVCVKYLGFITRADNDGEGGILALAHLTRQGLRPGSRRYGLVMILGVIGAALFYGDSLLTPSISVLSAVEGIEVALPSLSHVVLAIGVVIIVALFAVQHLGTEKVGRSFGPIMVVWFVTLAALGIGQIAAHPSILGALSPHHAVLFILDHPLISFVASGAIVLVITGTEALYADMGHFGRPAITTAWFGVVFPALTLNYLGQGAMILNHPETVGNPFFQMAPAWGRIPLVVLSTAATVIASQAVISGVYSVSRQAERLGYLPRLTVRQTSAHTGGQIYVPAVNWLVFGGVLALMLTFRESSRLATAYGVAVTATFLLTTALFCVYAASALGWKRWQVVLAGGVFGLIELAFFSANVTKVLHGGWLPILVALVLTTVMLTWRRGVVLVTARRRKLEGPLVEYLGSDDVVNVTRVPGSAVFLHPSKETVPLALRENVQFNQVLHENDVIVTTRSLNVPHVEDSDRVTIDHLASEYDRITHVQLDYGFSDAQDVPAGLAVAVERHGVALNLATATYFISRINLRISNRPGMVRWRKRIVQGLAQNAARPSDYFHLPIDRTVLMGAEVNF